In a genomic window of Lacrimispora sp. BS-2:
- a CDS encoding AMP-binding protein, with protein MCLFQEEKSYKDRLLAADDAGQTVTYRDLDFFTEEFYRYIGGKKLIFILCQNTIGSLLGYLGCLKTGVVPLMLEKHINQELLMRLIREYHPSFLYIPEDCILKAEECEIVWKTQGYCLCRRKEKLSPSLYGELSLLLTTSGSTGSPKLVRQSGRNIDANAESICKYLSIHEKERPVTTLPMNYTYGLSIINSHVKVGAALLLTVRSMVEQPFWDFVKEKKATSFGGVPYTYQVLKRIGFLQMDLPDLRTMTQAGGKLPMNLHKEFASYAEKTGKQFVVMYGQTEATARMGYLPAAKAVERCGSMGIAIPGGRFWLEDDKGKEIKEPDTQGELVYEGENVALGYACCPEDLIKEDEWKGVLHTGDMAKRDQDGYYYITGRKKRFIKMFGNRVNLDEAERLLKEHFEGIDFACVGTDDNLVIYTDHREESGEELILEHLYQMTGINSRAIGVRRVDKIPKNQSGKTLYKELL; from the coding sequence ATGTGTCTGTTTCAGGAAGAAAAATCATACAAAGACCGGCTGCTGGCAGCAGATGATGCCGGACAGACGGTAACATACCGGGATCTGGATTTTTTTACAGAGGAGTTTTACCGGTATATCGGAGGAAAAAAACTGATTTTTATATTATGCCAGAATACCATTGGATCTCTCCTTGGGTATCTGGGCTGCTTAAAAACAGGGGTGGTTCCTTTGATGTTGGAAAAACACATTAACCAGGAGCTTTTAATGCGGCTGATCCGTGAATACCACCCGTCTTTTTTATACATACCGGAGGATTGTATTTTAAAGGCAGAGGAATGTGAGATCGTATGGAAAACACAGGGATACTGTCTGTGCCGCAGAAAGGAGAAGCTCTCACCTTCCCTTTACGGAGAGCTTTCCTTACTTCTGACTACATCAGGGAGCACAGGAAGTCCAAAGCTTGTGAGGCAGAGCGGAAGAAACATCGATGCCAATGCAGAGTCCATTTGCAAGTATCTTTCCATCCATGAGAAGGAAAGACCTGTTACCACACTGCCCATGAATTACACCTATGGATTATCCATCATCAACAGCCACGTGAAAGTGGGGGCAGCCCTTTTGCTTACGGTCCGCAGTATGGTAGAGCAGCCGTTTTGGGATTTTGTAAAGGAAAAAAAGGCCACATCCTTTGGCGGAGTTCCCTATACCTACCAGGTTCTGAAACGGATCGGGTTTCTCCAGATGGATCTGCCGGATTTACGGACCATGACACAGGCAGGAGGAAAGCTTCCCATGAACCTTCATAAAGAGTTTGCTTCCTATGCAGAAAAGACTGGAAAGCAATTTGTTGTTATGTATGGGCAGACAGAGGCCACGGCAAGAATGGGATATCTGCCCGCTGCAAAAGCAGTGGAGCGATGCGGGAGCATGGGAATTGCCATACCAGGAGGCAGGTTCTGGCTGGAGGATGATAAGGGAAAAGAAATCAAAGAACCGGATACCCAGGGAGAACTGGTGTATGAAGGGGAGAATGTAGCGCTTGGATATGCCTGCTGTCCTGAGGATTTAATAAAAGAAGATGAATGGAAGGGCGTTCTGCATACCGGTGATATGGCAAAACGGGATCAGGACGGTTATTACTACATCACTGGAAGAAAGAAACGTTTCATCAAAATGTTTGGAAACAGGGTCAATCTTGATGAAGCAGAGCGGCTGTTAAAGGAACATTTTGAAGGAATTGACTTTGCCTGTGTGGGAACAGATGACAATCTGGTCATTTATACAGATCACAGGGAGGAATCCGGAGAGGAGCTGATCCTGGAACATCTTTATCAGATGACAGGAATAAATTCCAGGGCAATAGGGGTCCGCCGGGTGGATAAAATTCCGAAGAACCAGTCCGGAAAAACTCTTTACAAGGAGCTTTTATAA
- a CDS encoding acyl carrier protein produces MTNLETYNRLFIRALRVKEEDLPGLKYRGTNSWDSLGHMDLISDLEETFDIHISTSDVMAFSSYEKGKEVLAKYGVVI; encoded by the coding sequence ATGACAAATCTGGAGACTTACAACCGGTTATTTATCCGGGCTTTAAGAGTAAAGGAAGAGGACCTTCCTGGTCTGAAATACAGAGGAACCAATTCCTGGGATTCTTTGGGACATATGGATCTGATTTCAGATCTGGAGGAGACCTTTGATATCCATATCAGTACTTCGGATGTAATGGCTTTTTCATCCTACGAAAAAGGAAAAGAAGTTTTGGCAAAATACGGTGTTGTGATTTAA
- a CDS encoding 4-hydroxyphenylacetate 3-hydroxylase family protein, whose protein sequence is MALMTGEEYVESMRRMKLNVYMFGEKIDKPIDNPILRPSLNSVKATYDLAQMPEYEDLMTVTLEDGRKINRFANIHRSTDDLMKKVKMQRLCGQKTASCFQRCVGMDAFNAEWSTTYEIDKKHGTHYHENFKKYLRMVQDEDLTVDGAMTDPKGDRGLAPHDQPDQDMYLRVVERKKDGIVVRGAKAHQTGIINSQEVIVMPTVAMGPDDKDFAVSFAVPTDAAGITMIIGRQSCDTRKLEGGQIDVGNSEFGGVEALVVFDDVFVPNDRIFLDGEYEFAGVLVERFAGYHRQSYGGCKVGVGDVLIGATALAADYNGVPKASHIKDKLIEMTHLNETLYCCGIACSAEGTPTESGNYIIDLLLANVCKQNVTRFPYEIARLAEDIAGGLMVTAPSEKDLNDPVIGGYVEKYLKGVEGVSTENRLRILRLIENLTLGTAAVGYRTESLHGAGSPQAQRIMISRQGNIGRKKELAKAIAKIKD, encoded by the coding sequence AAATTGATAAACCCATTGACAATCCGATTCTAAGACCGTCCCTTAATTCTGTAAAGGCCACTTATGATCTGGCTCAGATGCCGGAATATGAAGATTTAATGACAGTGACTTTAGAAGATGGGCGCAAGATCAACCGGTTTGCCAATATTCACAGAAGTACGGATGATCTGATGAAAAAGGTAAAGATGCAGAGACTTTGCGGTCAGAAGACGGCTTCCTGCTTTCAACGGTGTGTAGGTATGGATGCATTTAATGCGGAATGGTCCACCACCTATGAGATTGATAAAAAGCATGGAACCCATTATCACGAGAACTTCAAAAAATATTTAAGAATGGTTCAGGATGAGGATTTAACCGTAGACGGAGCCATGACGGATCCAAAGGGTGACAGGGGGCTGGCGCCTCATGATCAGCCGGATCAGGATATGTATTTGAGAGTGGTGGAGCGAAAGAAAGACGGGATCGTTGTAAGAGGTGCCAAAGCACATCAGACCGGTATTATCAATTCCCAGGAAGTAATTGTAATGCCTACCGTTGCCATGGGGCCTGATGATAAGGATTTTGCGGTATCCTTTGCGGTTCCAACGGATGCGGCCGGAATTACAATGATAATCGGAAGACAGTCCTGTGACACCAGAAAGCTGGAAGGAGGCCAGATCGATGTGGGCAACAGCGAATTCGGAGGAGTGGAAGCGCTGGTTGTATTTGACGATGTATTTGTCCCCAATGACCGTATCTTCCTGGATGGAGAATATGAATTTGCTGGTGTTCTGGTGGAACGTTTTGCAGGATACCACAGACAGTCCTACGGCGGGTGCAAGGTAGGAGTCGGTGATGTTTTAATCGGTGCAACCGCTTTGGCGGCAGATTATAATGGAGTGCCCAAGGCTTCCCATATCAAGGATAAACTGATTGAAATGACTCATTTAAATGAGACCCTGTATTGCTGCGGCATTGCCTGTTCCGCAGAAGGAACTCCGACAGAATCCGGAAATTACATCATTGACCTTCTGCTGGCCAATGTATGTAAGCAGAACGTCACCAGATTTCCATATGAGATTGCACGTCTGGCAGAAGACATTGCCGGCGGTCTTATGGTAACGGCGCCGTCTGAAAAGGATTTAAATGATCCGGTCATCGGCGGCTATGTGGAGAAGTACTTAAAGGGAGTTGAGGGAGTCTCGACAGAAAACCGTTTAAGGATTCTCCGTCTGATTGAAAATCTGACTCTTGGTACGGCAGCTGTGGGATACAGAACTGAATCTCTCCATGGCGCCGGTTCTCCCCAGGCGCAGAGAATCATGATTTCCCGCCAGGGCAACATTGGAAGAAAGAAAGAGCTTGCAAAAGCCATAGCTAAAATTAAGGATTAA
- a CDS encoding MaoC family dehydratase, with the protein MVIGIKYCGGCNPVYDRAKRVGKLRETNPGHEYVTPKGDEVCDYWVVVCGCSRRCAEVKNLKARYKVAVVWDEESFRQMEQELLKSNGKTPSLSQEKRMLHLHETAAAKRTITKEDIEMFARLTKDESRLHQDTQVALKTGFDRPPAHGMFIDSLVSALMGTSLPGSGTVYMEHNTRFIRPVFCGDTVEITVQFVSFEEQENCYIGLFFGTCKNQHGERVLTVRSRQMMMKTLFAVAGEKE; encoded by the coding sequence ATGGTAATTGGGATTAAGTACTGCGGGGGCTGCAATCCTGTATATGACAGGGCAAAGCGAGTCGGAAAATTAAGAGAAACAAATCCTGGGCATGAATACGTGACACCAAAGGGAGACGAAGTCTGCGATTATTGGGTGGTGGTCTGCGGCTGCAGCAGAAGATGTGCGGAAGTGAAAAATTTAAAAGCACGTTACAAGGTGGCTGTGGTATGGGATGAAGAAAGCTTCAGACAGATGGAGCAGGAGCTTTTAAAATCAAATGGGAAAACTCCCTCCCTGTCCCAGGAAAAAAGAATGCTGCATCTTCATGAAACGGCAGCGGCAAAGAGAACCATAACGAAAGAGGATATAGAAATGTTTGCCAGGCTGACTAAGGATGAAAGCAGGCTTCATCAGGATACACAGGTCGCTTTAAAAACTGGATTTGACAGACCGCCGGCTCATGGAATGTTCATTGATTCCCTGGTTTCCGCCCTTATGGGAACAAGTCTTCCCGGAAGCGGAACGGTGTACATGGAACACAATACCAGATTCATACGGCCGGTTTTTTGCGGGGACACGGTAGAAATTACCGTCCAGTTTGTGTCCTTTGAGGAACAGGAAAATTGTTACATCGGACTTTTTTTCGGTACCTGTAAAAATCAGCACGGAGAAAGAGTTCTTACAGTCAGGAGCAGGCAGATGATGATGAAAACATTGTTTGCCGTGGCAGGAGAAAAGGAGTGA
- a CDS encoding acyl-protein synthetase, protein MMDYEGILSRKPFSAAKDEKKLMYGEWLTELTDYHRKHCPSYGQLLKHLMIREHGQMREEEIPMLPVGLFKEMDLISIPGDKVFKTMTSSGTKGQTVSRIYLDRDTANYQQRALANIGGDFWGEERLPLLVLDSPDVLKNRNLFSARGAGILGFSIFSSRICYGLDQDMNLDMERIKQFLDRYTGKRILIFGFTYIIWKYFYQALAKSGQKLDIPEGILIHGGGFKKLEDQSVSPHEFKERIREVSGIKEIHNYYGMAEQTGSIYMECPQGHLHASLYSDIITRRVKDFGVCSHGEKGIIQVLSPLALSYPGHSILTEDEGIILGEDDCPCGRLGKYFKVLGRISQAEIRGCSDTYDG, encoded by the coding sequence ATGATGGATTATGAAGGCATTCTGAGCAGGAAGCCGTTTTCCGCAGCAAAGGATGAGAAAAAACTGATGTACGGAGAATGGCTGACAGAATTGACGGATTATCACAGAAAACACTGCCCTTCATACGGACAATTGTTGAAACACCTTATGATTCGGGAACATGGTCAGATGAGAGAGGAAGAGATTCCTATGCTTCCGGTTGGACTTTTTAAGGAAATGGACTTAATCAGCATTCCAGGCGACAAAGTATTTAAGACCATGACTTCTTCCGGAACAAAAGGGCAGACGGTATCAAGAATTTATCTGGACAGGGATACGGCAAACTACCAGCAGAGGGCACTGGCAAATATTGGAGGAGACTTTTGGGGAGAGGAACGACTTCCCCTTCTGGTCCTGGACAGTCCGGATGTATTAAAAAATAGAAACCTGTTTTCGGCCAGAGGAGCGGGAATCCTTGGATTTTCCATTTTTTCCTCCAGAATCTGTTATGGGCTGGACCAGGATATGAACCTTGATATGGAAAGAATCAAACAATTTCTGGACCGTTATACGGGAAAACGGATCCTGATATTTGGTTTTACCTATATAATCTGGAAGTATTTCTATCAGGCCCTTGCAAAGTCCGGACAGAAGCTGGATATTCCGGAAGGAATCCTTATTCATGGGGGAGGATTTAAAAAGCTTGAGGATCAATCGGTTTCCCCACATGAATTTAAGGAGAGGATCAGGGAAGTGTCCGGGATAAAGGAAATTCATAATTATTATGGAATGGCAGAACAGACAGGCAGTATCTATATGGAATGTCCCCAGGGTCACCTTCATGCAAGCTTATATTCCGATATCATAACCAGACGGGTAAAGGATTTTGGCGTTTGTTCCCATGGAGAAAAAGGGATCATACAGGTACTTTCTCCCCTTGCCCTTTCTTATCCCGGGCACTCCATACTTACGGAGGATGAGGGAATCATTCTGGGAGAGGATGATTGTCCCTGCGGCCGTCTGGGAAAATATTTTAAAGTATTGGGGAGAATAAGCCAGGCTGAGATAAGGGGGTGCAGTGACACCTATGATGGATGA
- a CDS encoding acetyl-CoA hydrolase/transferase C-terminal domain-containing protein, whose translation MNWKEIYLSRLKTMEEAVQLIKSGDRVVIGHAVGEPMKLVDTMVDYAVKADLRDIEIFQQVDMGHSLYAQPGMEKHFRENSLFLGANTRDCVNSGRGDFTPCYFYQTPYFYQNVKKPDVVLVTLSLPDEHGYCSFGVSCDYTKPAAEAEGAKVIAVVNPNMPRTMGDSFIHVSDIDVIVEDDTPIPELGLPRIGDVEMAIGEHIASLVHDGDCLQLGIGAIPDAVLKFLGNKKNLGIHSEMISDGVIDLYERGVINCSAKNFNRDKMVVSFLMGTRKLYDFADDNPGLYMAPVDYVDHPTIIGRNDNLVSINSSVEVNLMGEACSEAMGLKQFSGIGGQVDFIRGASFSRGGRAILAFPATAKKGTISKIVPFLTQGATVTTSRNDVDYIVTEYGIAKMKGNTLRERARQLIRIAAPQFKDGLAEEFERRFAEKYQEV comes from the coding sequence ATGAACTGGAAAGAGATATATCTATCAAGACTTAAAACCATGGAAGAAGCCGTGCAGCTTATAAAATCAGGTGACCGTGTGGTAATAGGGCATGCAGTAGGGGAACCGATGAAGCTGGTTGACACAATGGTGGATTATGCGGTAAAGGCTGACTTAAGAGATATTGAAATTTTTCAGCAGGTGGATATGGGGCATTCTCTTTATGCACAGCCTGGTATGGAAAAGCATTTCAGAGAAAACAGCCTGTTTTTGGGAGCAAATACAAGAGACTGCGTAAACAGCGGCCGCGGGGATTTTACGCCATGTTATTTTTACCAGACTCCTTATTTTTACCAGAATGTAAAAAAGCCTGATGTGGTTTTGGTCACCTTATCCCTGCCTGATGAACATGGCTATTGCAGCTTTGGAGTATCCTGCGATTATACAAAACCGGCAGCAGAGGCGGAAGGGGCAAAGGTGATCGCTGTAGTGAATCCCAATATGCCAAGGACCATGGGAGACAGCTTTATCCATGTGAGCGATATCGATGTGATTGTGGAGGATGATACTCCGATTCCGGAGCTTGGGCTTCCCCGCATCGGCGATGTTGAGATGGCAATCGGAGAACACATCGCATCTTTGGTGCATGACGGTGACTGTCTGCAGCTTGGAATCGGTGCCATTCCGGATGCAGTTTTAAAATTCCTTGGAAATAAGAAAAATCTTGGCATTCATTCTGAGATGATTTCAGATGGTGTGATTGACCTTTATGAGCGTGGAGTAATTAATTGCAGCGCAAAGAATTTTAACCGGGATAAAATGGTGGTGTCATTTCTTATGGGAACCCGGAAACTCTATGATTTTGCAGACGACAATCCTGGCCTATACATGGCTCCGGTGGATTATGTCGATCATCCTACGATCATTGGAAGAAATGATAATCTGGTTTCCATTAACTCGTCGGTGGAAGTAAATCTCATGGGAGAGGCCTGCTCTGAGGCCATGGGTTTAAAACAGTTTTCCGGAATCGGCGGTCAGGTCGACTTTATCCGCGGAGCATCTTTTTCCAGGGGAGGAAGAGCTATATTAGCATTTCCTGCCACTGCGAAAAAAGGAACCATTTCAAAGATCGTGCCGTTCCTGACCCAGGGAGCTACGGTAACAACTTCCAGAAATGATGTGGATTATATTGTAACCGAATATGGAATTGCAAAAATGAAGGGTAATACTTTAAGAGAAAGGGCGCGTCAGCTGATCCGTATTGCAGCTCCTCAGTTTAAGGACGGATTGGCAGAGGAATTCGAAAGACGTTTTGCCGAAAAATATCAGGAGGTGTAG
- a CDS encoding acetyl-CoA hydrolase/transferase C-terminal domain-containing protein, translated as MDWKKIYASKMKSPQEAVKLIHSGDTVLIAHAASEPDLLVSAMVDHAAQEDLKGIHIVQQHDMGACRFFEPGMEKHFKYTSLFVGSRSRSYIADGKGDFTPCFFNRIPNYVTQVNSADVFLVTLSPPDEHGYCSYGLSCDFAKEVGEQPGTRVIAAVNPNMPRVMGDNFIHVSKLEAIVESNEPIHEHGRPVIGAVEEKIGENIASLVRDGDCLQLGIGAIPDAVLKFLGDKRDLGIHSEMISDGIIDLYEKGAITGKKKNIDRGKMVITFMMGTRRLYDFVHDNPAICMMPVSYVNDPFVISQNDNVVSINSALQIDLMGQVCAEAIGLKQYSAVGGQVDFVRGASASKGGRSIIAFGATTKGGTISKIVPFLAEGAAVTTSRNDVDYIVTEYGIAHLKGKSLRERARELIKIAAPAFREELSGEFEKRFGEVLLV; from the coding sequence GTGGACTGGAAAAAAATCTATGCTTCAAAGATGAAATCCCCTCAGGAAGCTGTAAAACTCATTCATTCAGGGGATACGGTGTTAATTGCTCATGCGGCTTCAGAACCGGATCTGCTTGTGAGCGCAATGGTTGATCATGCGGCTCAGGAGGATTTAAAGGGCATTCATATTGTCCAGCAGCATGATATGGGAGCCTGCAGGTTTTTTGAACCTGGAATGGAGAAACATTTTAAATACACATCCCTGTTTGTAGGCTCGCGCAGCAGAAGCTATATAGCAGACGGAAAGGGCGATTTCACCCCTTGTTTCTTCAACCGGATACCAAATTATGTAACACAGGTTAATTCTGCGGATGTATTTTTAGTAACCTTATCACCGCCCGATGAACACGGTTACTGCAGCTACGGCCTTTCCTGTGACTTTGCAAAAGAAGTGGGAGAGCAGCCGGGCACCAGGGTAATTGCAGCGGTCAATCCCAATATGCCAAGGGTTATGGGAGATAATTTTATCCATGTCAGCAAATTAGAAGCCATTGTGGAAAGCAATGAGCCGATTCATGAGCATGGCCGTCCGGTAATCGGAGCAGTAGAGGAAAAGATAGGAGAAAACATCGCCAGCCTTGTGCGGGATGGAGACTGTCTCCAATTGGGAATCGGAGCAATTCCGGATGCAGTTTTAAAATTCCTGGGGGATAAGAGGGATCTTGGGATTCATTCAGAGATGATTTCCGACGGCATCATAGATCTTTATGAAAAAGGGGCAATCACCGGGAAAAAGAAAAACATTGATAGGGGAAAAATGGTCATAACCTTTATGATGGGCACCAGAAGACTGTATGATTTTGTACACGACAATCCTGCCATTTGTATGATGCCGGTCAGCTATGTAAATGATCCCTTTGTCATAAGCCAGAATGATAATGTGGTATCCATAAATTCCGCATTGCAGATTGATCTCATGGGTCAGGTATGTGCGGAAGCCATCGGTCTAAAGCAATATTCAGCAGTAGGAGGACAGGTGGACTTTGTAAGAGGGGCTTCTGCCTCAAAGGGAGGCCGGTCAATCATTGCCTTTGGCGCTACCACAAAGGGAGGAACCATCTCTAAGATTGTACCGTTTCTGGCAGAGGGGGCAGCGGTTACCACCAGCAGAAACGATGTGGATTATATTGTGACGGAATATGGAATTGCCCATTTAAAAGGAAAATCCTTAAGGGAACGGGCAAGGGAACTGATAAAAATTGCGGCACCGGCCTTCCGGGAAGAATTATCAGGAGAATTTGAAAAGCGGTTTGGGGAAGTGCTTTTAGTGTAG
- a CDS encoding acyl-CoA reductase codes for MMDDVTYLAGVIQPKAEPLKPFSEPVLDFLEELSGEIRKRRREFETYREIPAFGFWLRRTHMEEFRMRYEDGKLRIGRGVIFHIVSSNVPVLFAYSMVIGLLAGNSCVVRISSRSRNEDQKLCEIIDNLLGRPEFSLVRNRISVFSCKRDNEIVKCWLEECDGLMVWGGDQAIQSVRGMKLRPDAVQVMFPDRYSICILDTERIGTIPDEGLQTLAYGFVKDAYAMDQNACSSPQFVIWNQEEETERTEQIRRRWWNAVRKEATAYELNPHKATKKYETLCRYAMITEEILRIEQYDNLLYTVLLSKIPPNPETYRGTCGLFFEYQGDYRTAVRQLAARKLQTVTYYGIRREELTDYIINNHLYGIHRVVPIGEALNMDLVWDGQDLIEMLSREIVWEE; via the coding sequence ATGATGGATGATGTTACATATCTGGCAGGAGTAATCCAGCCAAAAGCTGAGCCGTTAAAACCTTTTTCAGAACCTGTTTTGGATTTTCTGGAAGAGCTTTCTGGTGAAATACGCAAAAGGAGAAGGGAGTTTGAAACGTACCGTGAAATCCCGGCTTTTGGGTTCTGGTTAAGAAGGACCCATATGGAGGAATTCCGGATGAGGTACGAGGATGGGAAACTTCGCATAGGCAGAGGCGTGATATTCCATATTGTTTCTTCTAATGTCCCCGTGTTGTTTGCCTACAGTATGGTCATCGGTTTATTGGCTGGAAACAGCTGCGTGGTACGGATCTCTTCCAGAAGCCGGAATGAGGATCAAAAGCTATGTGAAATAATTGACAATCTTTTGGGCCGGCCGGAATTTTCTTTGGTCAGAAACCGGATTTCTGTTTTTTCATGTAAAAGAGATAATGAAATCGTCAAATGCTGGCTGGAGGAATGCGATGGTCTTATGGTATGGGGAGGAGATCAGGCCATACAATCGGTCAGAGGAATGAAACTAAGACCGGATGCCGTGCAGGTCATGTTTCCAGACCGGTATTCCATCTGTATTCTGGATACCGAACGGATCGGAACGATTCCTGATGAAGGACTTCAAACGCTGGCATACGGATTTGTAAAGGATGCTTATGCCATGGATCAGAATGCCTGCTCCAGTCCTCAGTTTGTCATTTGGAACCAGGAAGAGGAAACGGAAAGGACAGAACAGATCCGCAGAAGATGGTGGAACGCCGTAAGGAAAGAAGCAACCGCTTATGAGTTAAACCCTCATAAGGCCACGAAAAAATATGAGACCTTATGTAGATATGCCATGATAACGGAGGAAATCTTAAGGATAGAGCAGTACGATAACCTGCTTTATACGGTCCTGCTTTCTAAAATTCCTCCAAATCCGGAAACGTACCGTGGGACCTGCGGATTGTTTTTTGAGTACCAGGGAGATTACCGGACGGCGGTCAGGCAATTGGCAGCCAGAAAGCTTCAGACGGTGACGTATTACGGAATCCGCAGGGAGGAACTGACAGATTATATTATAAATAACCATTTATATGGAATCCACAGGGTGGTGCCCATAGGGGAAGCCTTGAACATGGATCTTGTATGGGATGGGCAGGATCTGATTGAGATGCTGTCCAGGGAAATTGTCTGGGAGGAGTAA
- a CDS encoding acetyl-CoA C-acetyltransferase, whose protein sequence is MGERVVLAGACRTAIGTMGGALSTVPPQDMGAAVIREALKRAGVMPDQVDLVYMGCVIQAGLGQNVARQASLKAGIPVETPAVTINVVCGSGLNCVNLAAQMIQCKEADIVVAGGTENMSMAPYLLKDARFGYRMNHGQLMDAMVNDALWDASCDYHMGVTAENVAKQWGLTREELDRFAASSQMKACAAIESGRFQEEIVPMEIKKKKETIVFDRDEGPRPGTTAEGISKLRPAFQKDGVVTAANSSSINDGAAAIVVMSEEKAKELGVKPMAYWEAGTLAGVAPEIMGVGPVAATRKLLKKTNMTVDEFDLIEANEAFAAQSLAVAKDLKFDLSKVNVNGGAIALGHPVGASGCRILVTLLHEMEKRDAKKGLATLCIGGGMGCATIVKRE, encoded by the coding sequence ATGGGGGAAAGAGTTGTATTGGCAGGAGCCTGCCGTACTGCAATCGGAACCATGGGAGGAGCATTAAGCACAGTTCCTCCCCAGGATATGGGAGCAGCCGTTATCCGTGAGGCATTAAAACGGGCAGGAGTCATGCCGGATCAGGTTGATCTGGTCTATATGGGATGCGTGATCCAGGCTGGTCTGGGACAGAATGTGGCCCGCCAGGCTTCCTTAAAGGCAGGGATTCCGGTGGAGACTCCTGCAGTTACCATCAATGTGGTATGCGGTTCCGGGTTAAACTGTGTGAATCTGGCAGCCCAGATGATCCAGTGCAAAGAAGCGGATATTGTAGTGGCCGGAGGAACGGAAAATATGTCCATGGCCCCTTATCTTTTAAAAGATGCCCGTTTCGGATACCGCATGAATCACGGACAGCTCATGGATGCCATGGTAAATGACGCACTATGGGATGCATCTTGTGATTACCATATGGGCGTAACGGCAGAAAATGTGGCGAAACAGTGGGGGCTTACAAGAGAGGAGCTTGACCGTTTTGCAGCCTCCAGTCAGATGAAGGCCTGTGCAGCCATTGAATCCGGCCGTTTTCAGGAAGAGATTGTACCAATGGAGATCAAAAAGAAAAAGGAAACCATTGTCTTTGACCGGGATGAAGGTCCAAGGCCCGGAACAACGGCGGAAGGAATCTCAAAACTGCGTCCGGCCTTTCAAAAGGATGGAGTTGTTACGGCTGCCAATTCCTCCAGTATAAACGATGGTGCGGCAGCAATTGTAGTCATGAGTGAAGAAAAGGCCAAGGAGCTTGGCGTTAAGCCCATGGCATACTGGGAAGCAGGTACCCTTGCAGGCGTAGCACCTGAGATTATGGGCGTGGGCCCGGTGGCTGCAACCAGGAAGCTTCTTAAAAAGACCAATATGACGGTGGATGAGTTTGATCTCATTGAGGCCAATGAAGCATTTGCGGCCCAGTCATTAGCCGTGGCCAAAGATTTAAAGTTTGATCTGTCAAAGGTAAATGTAAATGGCGGAGCCATTGCTCTTGGCCATCCGGTAGGAGCATCCGGCTGCCGCATTCTTGTGACTTTGCTTCATGAGATGGAAAAACGGGATGCGAAAAAGGGGCTTGCTACCCTTTGCATCGGAGGCGGTATGGGCTGTGCCACCATTGTTAAAAGAGAATGA
- a CDS encoding LysR family transcriptional regulator produces the protein MTANFEHYKVFYYVAKYKNLTRAANALVTSQPSVTYCMQNLESMLGCKLFIRSRKGVTLTAEGEHLYSYVAPACKQLMQGEETLRELLGEQHDHINVGVTQVAMRSYLVEKLKVFQEQYPQVKLNIFNYNTKQTLSELKAGKIDLAIITNPIDYEQSLKVVEVKSFKSILVGGRMYKEYGERKMFLSEVVKLPLITMSSTTTTFGFLQEFYRSCGLTMQPAIEVATMDLIIPVIRKNLGIGFVPEEFAGPFLEAKDILEIKLHEQIPERKICIVSDSNRPLGTVAEELQSMLECQK, from the coding sequence ATGACTGCTAATTTTGAGCATTATAAAGTCTTTTACTATGTAGCCAAATACAAGAATCTCACCAGAGCCGCAAATGCCTTGGTAACGAGCCAGCCATCAGTTACATATTGCATGCAGAATCTTGAGAGCATGCTGGGGTGCAAGCTGTTTATACGATCCAGAAAAGGCGTCACGCTGACAGCCGAAGGAGAACATCTCTACAGCTATGTGGCTCCTGCATGCAAACAACTGATGCAGGGGGAAGAAACGCTGAGAGAATTGCTGGGAGAGCAGCATGACCATATCAATGTAGGGGTAACTCAGGTGGCTATGCGGTCTTACCTGGTAGAAAAACTGAAGGTTTTCCAGGAACAGTATCCTCAGGTGAAGCTTAATATCTTCAATTATAATACGAAGCAGACGCTCAGTGAACTGAAAGCCGGAAAGATAGATCTGGCGATTATCACAAACCCTATTGACTATGAACAGAGCTTAAAGGTAGTTGAAGTCAAATCCTTTAAGAGCATTCTGGTGGGTGGAAGGATGTATAAGGAATATGGGGAGAGGAAAATGTTCCTCTCAGAGGTAGTGAAGCTTCCTCTTATCACCATGTCCAGTACCACCACCACCTTTGGCTTTCTTCAGGAGTTCTACCGTTCCTGCGGCCTTACCATGCAGCCGGCCATTGAGGTGGCTACTATGGATCTTATTATTCCGGTTATCCGAAAGAATCTTGGAATCGGGTTTGTGCCGGAGGAGTTTGCCGGACCATTCCTTGAGGCAAAGGATATTCTGGAAATAAAGCTTCATGAACAGATTCCTGAGCGTAAGATCTGCATTGTCAGTGACAGCAACAGGCCCTTAGGCACTGTGGCCGAGGAACTGCAAAGCATGCTGGAATGCCAGAAGTAG